A window of Candidatus Nitrospira allomarina genomic DNA:
AAATACGACGAGCCCCTCCTCCTGTTGATGAAGAAGGGGCCCCGAAGAATGACTTGGTCGAACGCTCCCATGCGCCCAAACCTTAATACGTCCTCTCAGGTCCCCATAAAACGAAAGAACCTTTCTCAAGAGGAACTTTTTATGATCATGGATGGTTTTTCTCTATCCCACCACCATGACCATGCGATTTTTCTGAATACTCTGCATGAGGGTTTTTTCCTTCAGTCATCTGCCCTCCACGAATGGCCATGCCTTCCATATGTTCACGAATCCTGGACCGAAACTGTTCATATTGCACGGGCGACAAGACCTCTTTGACTTTGAGATAAACCCCGACACGATACATCATCATGTTTTTTTGTAATTGGCTGATTTCATCGACTTTTCTGGGAATGGCAGCCATATCGGCTTGTTTGGCATCCATGAGAGTCCCCATATCGACCATGGCCACCCGTAAATCAGCCCCATTTTGGATCATGGTCTTCCGATAATCCAATTCAAGCGGGAGGAGCCGGGTCACCTGCTCCTCGGAAAGACCCAACTCTTCTTTCATGTCTAATGGAGATAGACCACCATGATGCTCCATTCCTTCATGATCACTTTCGGCATATCCCATTCCCGCATGAGGTTGTTTTCCATGGGGATCGTGAGCACTCCCGGGGTTCGCTTCTACCAAGGGTCCTGTTCCCCCTATGACAAGTGTCACCATACCTACGACGACCATGAAGTGTTTAAAACCCTGCATACTCAAATCCCCTTTCTGGAAAGTAAAATTACCCACGCGTCCGAAACCAAGTCCACACCTGCTTTCATACTAATTTCCCCAAATAACTATTGCAAATTCATCAGGAAAGTTGGGGGGAAGATCATGAGCAAGGTATACTGGGATCATGAGCCATTATTCGGAGATGACCACTAAGAGAAAGAGAAGGTGACATGGAAGATTATTTGCCAGGCCTAGCGGGGGTTCCTGCTGCGAAATCAACGATCAGTTTTGTCGATGGAATCCAGGGAATTCTAGAATATCGCGGGATCCCGATTGAGGAACTTGCAACCCGAAGCACCTTTACCGAAACGGCGTTTTTGTTATTATTCAACCGGCTTCCCACTCAAGCAGAACTCTCCCGGTTTCATGAGGATCTTACTCACCATCGCCGGATCAAATATCGCATCACCGATCTCCTGAAATGCCTTCCGGAGCATGGACACCCGATGGATGCCCTTCAAGCGGCAGTGGCCGCCCTGGGCATGTTTTATCCGGTGCCGGATGTCCGTGATGATGCCACCCGATACTGGACCGCTGTCCGGCTTATCGCCAAACTGCCCACCATTGTCGCCGCGTTTGCCCGCCTGCGCCATGGTGATGAGCAGATCCAACCACGTGACGACCTTTCCTTCGCCGAAAATTTTTTGTACATGCTCACCGAAAAGGTCCCTGCTCCCGATATTGCCAGGATGTTTGATATCTGTTTGATTCTCCATGCCGAACACACCATGAACGCCTCGACATTTAGCGGACTGGTGACGGCCTCCACACTGGCCGATCCGTTTACGGTAATCGCCTCCGCCATTGGCACCCTCGAAGGCCCATTACATGGCGGCGCCAACGAGGCGGTCATTCACATGCTGGAGGATATAGGAACCGTTGAGGCTATTCCTGCATACCTGGATCAGAAGTTTTCATTAAAGGAAAAAATTATGGGGTTTGGGCATCGAATTTATAAGGTCAAAGACCCACGCGCCACCGTGTTACAAGAATTCGCCCAAGAATTGGATACCCGACCGGATGGCAATTCCTTATTTTCTCTGGCCAGAGCGGTTGAGCAGGAAATGGAAAAACGCGTGGGACCAAAAGGCATACGGCCCAACGTGGATTTTTACTCAGGGATTATTTACCATCGAATGGGCATCGATACTGATTTATTCACTCCGGTCTTTGCGATGGCCAGGGTAGCCGGGTGGTTAGCGCACTGCTTTGAACAATATCAGGACAATCACTTGTTCCGGCCTGACCAGATTTATGAGGGCCCCCGTCATCGTTCTTATCAATCAGTGGAAACGCGTGAAACTCGTTAATCAAGTCGCAAACCCGGCCGACGTCATCGCTGTGAGAATCTTTGTGCCACGTATTTTTGCTTGAAAAGCAATGAACTCCTCTTTTTCTTATGATGTGCTTATCATTGGGGCCGGGCTGGCGGGAATGCGGGCGGCTATTGCCGCGCATACCCAAGGGGCTTCTGTGGCCATCATGACGAAAGTCCATCCTGTACGCAGTCATTCCAATGCCGCGCAAGGCGGCATTAACGCCGCGCTGACAGACCGGGGAGATCACTGGGAAGATCATGCCTTCGAAACGGTGAAAGGCAGTGATTATCTCAGCGACCAGGACGCCGTTGAGGTCCTCGCTCAGGAAGCTGGCCAGGATATTATCGCCTTGGAGCATATGGGGGTTATCTTTAACCGAAACGAGGAAGGCCACCTCGGAACGCGCCGATTCGGTGGACAAAAACGGGCACGAACTTTTTTTGTGTCCGACTTTACCGGGCAGGCGCTGCTTCACGTGCTGTATGAACAAACTTTGCAGGCAAACATTCCCGTCTTTGAAGAATGGTTTGCGACCTCCTTGGTAAAAGACGACCAGGGACGGTGTGCCGGAGTGGTGGCCTTTGAAATTCGTACAGGAACATTCGCGCTTTTTCGAGCCAAAGCGGTGATCATGGCCACAGGCGGCTTAGGGCGGGTGTACGAACCCAGTACCAATGCCTTGATTTGTACGGGTGATGGCATGGCCGTGGCCTACCGGGCCGGGGCCCCATTAATGGATATGGAAATGGTGCAATATCACCCGACGACACTGAAGGGGAAGGGCCTTTTGATAACAGAAGCCGCCAGAGGAGAAGGGGCCTACCTTCTCAACAGCAAGGGGGAGCGCTTTATGGAACGCTATGCGCCCAATATGCTTGAGCTGGCTTCGCGTGATGTCGTCTCCCGAGCAGAACAGATTGAAATCAATGAAGGACGTGGCATCAAAGGCTGCGTCTTGCTTGACTGCCGGCACTTGGGAAGGGCTTTTCTTCAGGATCGTCTCGGACAAATCTATGCCGAAGCCAAAACATTTGCCAATATCGATTTAGCCGAAGAGCCGTTACCCATTCGACCGGGCATGCACTACCAAATGGGGGGCATCAAAACCGATACCGAAGGCCGATGTTGGGATGTCCAGGGCCAATGGGCCGGCGTGCCAGGCCTCTTCGCTGCAGGAGAAACTGCCTGCGTGAGCTTGCATGGCGGCAACAGGCTGGGCGCGAACTCACTATTGGACACCGTGGTATTTGGTCGGCGAGCTGGAATATGTGCCGCAGAGTATGCCAGCACGATCCCTTCTCCCACCATTCCAGATAGCGCGGTGGACGCAGACAAAAACCTCGTTGCCGGCATCGTGGCACGGAAAGGACCGGGAGAACGAGCGGCTGCGATGCGCCTGGAGATGGGCACCACCATGAACCGGCATGTGTCAGTCTTTCGTGAGGAGGAAGGCATGGAGACCGCCCTCCACCAAATCACCCAATTAAAAGCACGTTGGCCCGACCTCACCATCCAGGATAAAGGACAGGTGTTTAATACCGGATTGATCGCGGCACTGGAACTGGGGTTTATGTTGGACTGTGCGGAAGCCATCATTGTGGGCGCGCTTACCAGACAGGAAAGCCGTGGGGCCCATTTCCGGACGGATTACCTTGATCGGGACGACGAACACTGGCTCAAACATGTGTTGTTGTATCATAGACCCGATGCTCCTCCACACGTCGACTATCTCCCGGTGCGAATCACCCAATGGCAACCTCAAATTCGCGTCTATTAATGAAGTCAAAGGCCCCATCATGGTCTCCTCGGAACCGTCTGAGGGATGCGAAGCCACCCGGTAACGGGTCAAAGGAGGTATACTGTATACATAAGCCGAGGAATCATCCCCACTGATGCACACCACTCTTCGCATACGCCGATTTAATCCGGAACACGATCGTCCCTCCTCGTACTATCAGGAATATGATCTGGAAATGGATCCTTCCGACAGTGTCCTCGATGGACTCATTAAAATTCGAGAAACCATCGATGATTCCTTAACACTTCGTTGTTCCTGTCGCGGAGCTATTTGCGGGTCCTGCGGCATGCGCATTAACGGGCACGCCACACTAGCCTGCAAAACCAAGATGATTTCGGTCGCCTCGGAAGGAGGGACGATCCAGGTTGAACCCATGAATAACATGCCGGTCATTAAAGATCTGGTCACGGATATGGCGCCATTCTGGTCAAAGATTCGACAGATCCAGCCGTGGCTCCAACCGGAAGGGCCGCTTCCCGCCGCTGAATACACTGCCTCTCCGGAGTCCATGAGCCACCTTTCCGGGGTCATGAGCTGTATTATGTGTGGCGCCTGCGTCTCCGACTGCACGGTGTTGGATGTCGATAAGACGTTTGTCGGGCCTGCAGCACTGGCAAAAGCCTATCGGTTTGTCGCTGACCCGCGGGATGCGGCTACCTCCCAACGACTGAATTCCCTTAATCAGGCGGGGGGCATGTGGGATTGCACCCGATGCATGGAATGTATTCAGGTCTGCCCCAAAGGGGTAGGCCCAATGGACCGAATCATGGCGTTGCGGGCAAAAGGTCTGGCAGAAAAAGTTCCTGCCACCTGTGGCTCCCGACATGCCGAAGTCTTTTCGGACATCATCAAACACAAAGGAATTCTTGACGAACCGATGCTGGCGATCAGAACCTTCGGCCTTAAAAATATTAGCCGATTACTCGGTATGATCCCAATGGTTGTTCAATCGGTCCTCAAAGGCAAAGTCCCCCTCTCGGGTCCACTTCACCGCCCGATTCCTGGAATCCAACATATCCAACGGCTCTTTAAACAGGTCAGGATTAAACGATGACATCTGCCAAAACCATCTTATGTAGTTCTGGGAACAAACCTTTCCTCCCTGATATCGCGAGAAAAACGCAAGGAGGACAGCGATGAAATATGCCTTTTTCCCCGGTTGCGTTTCAAAGGGTGCCTGCCCGGAATTATACCAATCCGTCATGCAAGTCTATCCCAAATTGGGAATCGAACTTGCGGAAATGACGACCGCCTCTTGTACCGGTGCGGGTGTGTTGCAGGAAAAAGACCTGCGGCTTGGCGATGCGCTGAATGCCCGCACCTTTGCGCTGGCCGAACAACAAGGCCTCCCCATCATGACCATCTGTAGTACCTGCCAAGGGGTGATGAGCCAAGCCAACCATCGTCTCACGACTCAACCACATTATCTTCAGGAAATTAACGACTTCCTCCGGGACGAAGGATTAACCTATCGCGGAACCACCACGATCAAACATTTTTTGTGGATTCTCCTGGAAGACGTGGGGGAGGACACTTTGCGACGCCACATTACCCGTCCCTTATCGGGGCTTCGTGCCGCGCCGTTTTATGGATGCTATATTCAACGGCCGACCAATGCGCTGGAATTCGACCGGCATCCTGATCGGGGAAAGTCCCTTGAACGGATCATCGAAATATTAGGAGCGGAGGTCGTGGACTTTCCCGGGAAAACCCGATGTTGCGGGTTTCCCATTTTGACCATTAATGAAAAAAACTCGCTCACGATGGTCGCCACGCATACGCGGGATGCCAAATCACACGGAGCCGATATTATGGTTACCCCCTGTCCGCTCTGCCATCTCAACCTCGACGGCATGCAGACCAAAGCCGCCAACCAGGAACAGACTTCTATCGATCTCCCGATTCTCCATCTTCCGCAACTACTGGGCCTTGCCATGGGGTTGGATGCCAAGAGCCTCGGATTACAACGAAACCTTATTTCTCCTGAATCGGCTCTGGCCAAAATTGGTGTCGGCGGATAACCACAGTCTTCCTGATAAGAAGAGAGGTCTGTCATGTTAGAACGGCGCCTCATCGAAGCTTAACGCAATGGCGTAAATACCGAATTGGGGAACCCAATGCCCGTGCTTTCGGTAATCATCCCGCCAATATTGGGGCATGTGCATATGTGTCGCAATATGGTTCACGTACAGATCGCGGAAGACCGGATCCTTCGTATGCTGATACACGGTCCACAGGCCCCAGCTCCGGCTGAAGTTCAGGCCTGCTGAATGAACCGTGGGGAAAGAAGTCAGAGGGGAAAGACGTCCGATATCCTGGATGTGAGCTGCCAGCCATTTCCCAGAGTCTTCAGGTGGAAGGATCGTGAGCAGTGCCCGGCATCGCTGAAGCGCCGCTGGAAAAAATTCATCCGTAACCTGGTCAAGGGAAGGAGGACATTCCTGATTAAGCGGCAACAGGCGAATCCGCGTAAAATTTGCCAGTTCTTTCAGCAAATCAGAATCCTGCTTCCATTTTCCCCAATGCCAGAGATTTACCAGCGGCCAGGAAAGATTCCCGTATTCGCAACGTTGCACATGATTCGCAAGATCCTCATCCGACAAAGAAAAGAGCCAGCGTCCCACACGCAATGCGATCTCCGTGGCCAACGGTTGGAGCTCATTTTTCCCACAGCCGTGTTCACGCTCCTGCGCGAGCTTGAGAAACCATGCAAAACCATAGGGCAACTCATGATCCAAATCGCCTCGTTTGAGCGCAGCTAATTCGCCTTCCAGGCAATCAGGTGCCAGCGCAGCATCCACAACCCTGACCCACCGAGGTTCACTCGTCAGCCGCGAAGCCGTCAATAACGCGTAGGCGCCATGAACACTGGAATGCCAATCGATACACCCACAAAAGGTCGGATGAGTCGTATCCCGCCGGAGAAAACTCTGTTCCACCGTCTCAGCCAATGCCCTCACATAGTCCAGCCGGGCCCCGCAAAATACCTCCCACGACGGATAGTGTTGATCGGGTTGTGCATCCACCATTGAGCCCCTTCCCTCCTTAAATGGTAACCTACATCACACCATCATGGCTCAGCTAGAGAGTCCTGTTCCTTTTAAGGCTTCGTTTATCGCTTGCCAAATTTTGAATACGCAAACTCTTCGTAAATCTGCTACACTCCTTGACGTTCAGATACCTCATGTTCACAGACAAAGGCGTTTCACATGAATTTTGATCCAGCTATCGCTGCCCTGCACGCCCTTCAACAAGCGGAAGAGCAAGGAGAACTTGGCGGTCTTGAATCGGACATTTTAGAAGCCGAGGCGATATTTTCCACCGATCAAGGACCACAAGCCAAGCGAGCGTTTGATACCCTTCAGGAATTGGGAGCACAGCTTTCACAGGCTCGACACCTGCAGGAGTTCCTCATTTACATTACCTGGCAGCAAGTCACCGAAGGCCCCCTGCCCCGATATTTTCAACTTGGGCTGGACCTCTGCGATCGATTCCTCGATCGATTCGGGAAGCAAATTGAAGGCACTCCCTCACATCAACACGTGGTCGCCATCCGGGAATCGTTTCAGGGCGGATTAGGCATCGAGGAAGAGGATCTCATGCCGGAACATGACGAGGATGCGTTTCTGGGCGGTGATTGACCTTGAGACATCCCCTGCGCACTCGCCGCTGTCTTCGAGAATAATCAGGCCTTCTTCCGGTGCGTCCGATCGAGTGAATGAACTTCGCCGGAAAACACGTGCCGTCTTTCCTTTCTCCATCTCTCCTTCATCCTTGCCTCACCAACTTCCCATTTTGTACAGTTCCCTGAAATCCGTTCCCCCATAAATATTCCAACGTATTGTTTCCCTCTGCGCATGTCCCCAACTAATCGAACTTCGGCCCGCAAAACCAGATGGCCCATTCCGATGGAAGTCAAGACCAGCGTCATTGAGGGTCGCGGCCTATACACCAAAGTGCCATTGCGACCCAGACAAAAAATTGGAGAGTATGAAGGGGAACGCATTTCGCAAAGAGAAGGACGAAGGCGCGCGAAAATCCAAAAGTGGATTGCCATTGTCGAGGTGAATAATGGGAAGTCGATCGATGGGGCAGAAGAGACAACAGGATTCCGGTTCATCAACCATTCCTGCACACCCAATACCTTTATGCGCATAATAGGTGAACGGGCTGAGTTTTATGCCTTACACCCGATCAAGGCCGGAACCGAACTCACGCTTGACTATGGCGACTCACACCATAACGGGGAACTGGCCTGTACCTGTGGAAGCCGAAAATGTCGAAAATTTCTTTAGAAAAGCTGAAACGCTTTTATTTCACATACCTGCCACTGGGTCGCCTCGACCAGTGCTGTTCAGCCCAGGATC
This region includes:
- a CDS encoding succinate dehydrogenase/fumarate reductase iron-sulfur subunit, producing the protein MHTTLRIRRFNPEHDRPSSYYQEYDLEMDPSDSVLDGLIKIRETIDDSLTLRCSCRGAICGSCGMRINGHATLACKTKMISVASEGGTIQVEPMNNMPVIKDLVTDMAPFWSKIRQIQPWLQPEGPLPAAEYTASPESMSHLSGVMSCIMCGACVSDCTVLDVDKTFVGPAALAKAYRFVADPRDAATSQRLNSLNQAGGMWDCTRCMECIQVCPKGVGPMDRIMALRAKGLAEKVPATCGSRHAEVFSDIIKHKGILDEPMLAIRTFGLKNISRLLGMIPMVVQSVLKGKVPLSGPLHRPIPGIQHIQRLFKQVRIKR
- a CDS encoding CoB--CoM heterodisulfide reductase iron-sulfur subunit B family protein, whose protein sequence is MKYAFFPGCVSKGACPELYQSVMQVYPKLGIELAEMTTASCTGAGVLQEKDLRLGDALNARTFALAEQQGLPIMTICSTCQGVMSQANHRLTTQPHYLQEINDFLRDEGLTYRGTTTIKHFLWILLEDVGEDTLRRHITRPLSGLRAAPFYGCYIQRPTNALEFDRHPDRGKSLERIIEILGAEVVDFPGKTRCCGFPILTINEKNSLTMVATHTRDAKSHGADIMVTPCPLCHLNLDGMQTKAANQEQTSIDLPILHLPQLLGLAMGLDAKSLGLQRNLISPESALAKIGVGG
- a CDS encoding SET domain-containing protein gives rise to the protein MEVKTSVIEGRGLYTKVPLRPRQKIGEYEGERISQREGRRRAKIQKWIAIVEVNNGKSIDGAEETTGFRFINHSCTPNTFMRIIGERAEFYALHPIKAGTELTLDYGDSHHNGELACTCGSRKCRKFL
- a CDS encoding Spy/CpxP family protein refolding chaperone, producing the protein MQGFKHFMVVVGMVTLVIGGTGPLVEANPGSAHDPHGKQPHAGMGYAESDHEGMEHHGGLSPLDMKEELGLSEEQVTRLLPLELDYRKTMIQNGADLRVAMVDMGTLMDAKQADMAAIPRKVDEISQLQKNMMMYRVGVYLKVKEVLSPVQYEQFRSRIREHMEGMAIRGGQMTEGKNPHAEYSEKSHGHGGGIEKNHP
- a CDS encoding FAD-binding protein, translating into MNSSFSYDVLIIGAGLAGMRAAIAAHTQGASVAIMTKVHPVRSHSNAAQGGINAALTDRGDHWEDHAFETVKGSDYLSDQDAVEVLAQEAGQDIIALEHMGVIFNRNEEGHLGTRRFGGQKRARTFFVSDFTGQALLHVLYEQTLQANIPVFEEWFATSLVKDDQGRCAGVVAFEIRTGTFALFRAKAVIMATGGLGRVYEPSTNALICTGDGMAVAYRAGAPLMDMEMVQYHPTTLKGKGLLITEAARGEGAYLLNSKGERFMERYAPNMLELASRDVVSRAEQIEINEGRGIKGCVLLDCRHLGRAFLQDRLGQIYAEAKTFANIDLAEEPLPIRPGMHYQMGGIKTDTEGRCWDVQGQWAGVPGLFAAGETACVSLHGGNRLGANSLLDTVVFGRRAGICAAEYASTIPSPTIPDSAVDADKNLVAGIVARKGPGERAAAMRLEMGTTMNRHVSVFREEEGMETALHQITQLKARWPDLTIQDKGQVFNTGLIAALELGFMLDCAEAIIVGALTRQESRGAHFRTDYLDRDDEHWLKHVLLYHRPDAPPHVDYLPVRITQWQPQIRVY
- a CDS encoding citrate synthase, with translation MEDYLPGLAGVPAAKSTISFVDGIQGILEYRGIPIEELATRSTFTETAFLLLFNRLPTQAELSRFHEDLTHHRRIKYRITDLLKCLPEHGHPMDALQAAVAALGMFYPVPDVRDDATRYWTAVRLIAKLPTIVAAFARLRHGDEQIQPRDDLSFAENFLYMLTEKVPAPDIARMFDICLILHAEHTMNASTFSGLVTASTLADPFTVIASAIGTLEGPLHGGANEAVIHMLEDIGTVEAIPAYLDQKFSLKEKIMGFGHRIYKVKDPRATVLQEFAQELDTRPDGNSLFSLARAVEQEMEKRVGPKGIRPNVDFYSGIIYHRMGIDTDLFTPVFAMARVAGWLAHCFEQYQDNHLFRPDQIYEGPRHRSYQSVETRETR
- a CDS encoding DUF2891 family protein, which codes for MVDAQPDQHYPSWEVFCGARLDYVRALAETVEQSFLRRDTTHPTFCGCIDWHSSVHGAYALLTASRLTSEPRWVRVVDAALAPDCLEGELAALKRGDLDHELPYGFAWFLKLAQEREHGCGKNELQPLATEIALRVGRWLFSLSDEDLANHVQRCEYGNLSWPLVNLWHWGKWKQDSDLLKELANFTRIRLLPLNQECPPSLDQVTDEFFPAALQRCRALLTILPPEDSGKWLAAHIQDIGRLSPLTSFPTVHSAGLNFSRSWGLWTVYQHTKDPVFRDLYVNHIATHMHMPQYWRDDYRKHGHWVPQFGIYAIALSFDEAPF